From one Dermacentor silvarum isolate Dsil-2018 chromosome 3, BIME_Dsil_1.4, whole genome shotgun sequence genomic stretch:
- the LOC119445926 gene encoding proteasome subunit beta type-6 gives MAFANVLGHSSFPQTGADMNLFAPPDLSDVVPDWMRSEHSTGTTVVAVEFDGGVVIGADSRTSTGAYVANRVSDKLTRVTDRIYCCRSGSAADTQAIADIVTYHLSFYEMETGQPAKVETAANIFRELCYNYRDQLVAGIICAGWDRQNGGQVYMVPLGGMLLRQPVAMGGSGSTYLYGYVDANYKPGMTKEECLKFVTNAIGLAIARDGSSGGVVRLGVITKDGVERMVLTGDEIPQFYQG, from the exons ATGGCGTTCGCAAATGTGTTGGGTCATTCTTCGTTTCCTCAAACCGGCGCAGATATGAATTTATTCGCTCCCCCTGACTTGAGCGACGTTGTCCCCGACTGGATGAGATCTGAACATTCAACAGGG ACAACTGTTGTTGCGGTGGAGTTTGATGGCGGCGTCGTGATCGGAGCAGATTCGCGGACGAGCACAGG TGCTTACGTGGCCAACCGTGTCTCTGACAAGCTGACACGTGTGACAGACCGAATCTACTGCTGCCGCTCGGGTTCCGCTGCAGACACACAGGCCATCGCGGACATAGTGACTTACCACCTCAGCTTCTATGA GATGGAAACCGGCCAGCCAGCCAAGGTGGAGACGGCCGCCAACATTTTCCGGGAGCTTTGCTACAACTATCGTGATCAGCTGGTGGCTGGGATAATCTGCGCGGGTTGGGACCGTCAAAATGGAGGCCAG GTATACATGGTTCCACTGGGAGGCATGCTGTTGCGTCAGCCTGTGGCAATGGGTGGCTCAGGCAGTACCTATTTGTATGGTTATGTCGATGCCAACTACAAGCCTGGCATGACCAAGGAGGAGTGCCTCAAGTTTGTCACAAACG CAATTGGCCTGGCCATTGCTCGTGACGGCAGCAGTGGAGGTGTCGTCCGGCTAGGAGTGATCACCAAGGACGGAGTGGAGCGCATGGTTCTCACAGGAGATGAGATTCCGCAGTTTTACCAGGGATGA